In Blautia wexlerae DSM 19850, a single window of DNA contains:
- a CDS encoding type II toxin-antitoxin system PemK/MazF family toxin has protein sequence MVIKRGDIFYADLRPVVGSEQGGIRPVLIIQNNVGNRHSPTVICAAITSKMNKAKLPTHIEINAELYGIEKDSVILLEQLRTIDKRRLKDKVCHLDDAMLDKVNHALEISLELTF, from the coding sequence GTGGTAATTAAAAGAGGGGATATATTTTATGCTGATCTTCGCCCTGTAGTGGGGAGTGAACAGGGTGGAATCCGGCCGGTTCTGATCATTCAGAATAACGTAGGTAACCGGCACAGCCCTACAGTGATCTGTGCTGCTATTACATCAAAAATGAACAAGGCTAAGCTTCCTACACATATTGAGATCAATGCGGAACTCTATGGGATTGAAAAAGATTCTGTGATTTTGCTGGAACAGCTTCGTACTATAGATAAAAGAAGATTAAAAGATAAAGTCTGTCATCTGGATGATGCGATGCTGGATAAGGTGAATCATGCACTTGAGATCAGTCTGGAGCTTACGTTCTGA
- the alr gene encoding alanine racemase: MKKDSRVKAVISLDAVEHNFREMRKNIAEETKMIAVIKADAYGHGAVPVAHLIEDYDYIWGFAAATAEEAIHLREAGITKPILILGIVFDEYFPELVRYEIRPAVCEYEEARKLSDEAVLQKKTVHIHIALDTGMTRIGFADAQENVEEIKKISELPNLEIEGMFTHFARADEYDRSPAMVQLERYLDFSRRVEEAGVEIPLHHCSNSAGIIRMPEANLNIVRAGITIYGIYPSSEVERDIVKLEPVMELKSHVTYVKDVPAGAAISYGGTYVADRKLRVATVPVGYADGYSRQLSNKGWVLIHGQKAPILGRVCMDQFMVDVTEIGDVKKGDEVTLIGRDGDEFIGIEEIGDLCGRFSYEFACDISPRVPRVYIKNGKEI, from the coding sequence ATGAAGAAAGATAGCAGAGTAAAAGCAGTCATTTCACTGGATGCAGTAGAACATAATTTCCGGGAAATGAGAAAAAATATTGCAGAAGAGACAAAGATGATCGCAGTCATAAAGGCTGACGCTTATGGACATGGCGCGGTGCCGGTTGCACATCTCATTGAGGATTATGATTATATCTGGGGATTTGCGGCTGCAACTGCGGAAGAAGCGATTCATCTGCGAGAAGCCGGGATTACAAAACCAATCCTGATCCTTGGAATTGTTTTTGATGAATATTTTCCGGAACTTGTCCGTTATGAGATCCGTCCTGCAGTGTGCGAATATGAGGAGGCAAGGAAACTTTCAGACGAAGCGGTTCTGCAGAAAAAAACTGTACATATTCATATTGCTCTGGACACAGGAATGACCAGGATCGGTTTTGCGGATGCACAGGAAAATGTAGAGGAAATTAAAAAAATTTCAGAACTTCCAAATCTTGAGATTGAGGGTATGTTTACTCATTTTGCAAGAGCAGATGAGTATGACAGAAGTCCGGCTATGGTACAATTGGAGCGGTATCTGGATTTTTCAAGACGCGTAGAAGAGGCAGGAGTGGAAATTCCTCTGCATCACTGTTCTAACAGTGCGGGCATCATACGTATGCCGGAAGCAAATCTGAATATTGTCCGTGCCGGAATCACAATTTATGGAATTTATCCTTCTTCTGAGGTGGAGAGAGATATTGTAAAGCTTGAGCCGGTTATGGAACTTAAGAGTCATGTGACTTATGTGAAGGACGTTCCTGCCGGAGCAGCGATCAGCTACGGCGGTACTTATGTGGCTGACAGGAAGCTTCGTGTGGCAACTGTTCCGGTGGGCTATGCAGACGGCTATTCCAGGCAGCTTTCCAATAAAGGCTGGGTTCTGATACATGGACAAAAGGCTCCGATCCTTGGCAGAGTCTGTATGGACCAGTTTATGGTAGATGTGACTGAGATTGGTGATGTGAAGAAGGGCGATGAGGTAACACTGATCGGCAGAGACGGGGATGAGTTTATCGGTATTGAGGAGATTGGTGATCTCTGTGGCAGATTTTCCTATGAGTTTGCCTGTGATATCAGCCCGCGTGTGCCGAGAGTCTATATTAAAAACGGGAAAGAAATATAA
- a CDS encoding hemolysin family protein has translation MEDGSSMPLWGLFVLLLLLWLNGIFYGFAAALRNISENDTQKKAEEGDKKAQMLMTLIDKPAQFVNVIPLIVMACGICFGTFLVPYAVDAFYPYIKHVPALILVMALCVIFLAAIGILAFRRVGTYHPEAYAYKYLNLVHFWLNLLKPFTVFVTWIARLAAVPFGVEINRTEKSVTEEEIISIVDEAHEQGVIQENEAEMIQNIISFNETEAHDIMTHRKNVVAFDEEILLKNMIDTMLEEGNSRYPVYEENIDNIKGIVHYKDALKFMTQNPWAKFKPLKELPGIIRQASLIPETRGIGDLFHTMQARKIHMAIVVDEYGQTAGIVTMEDILEEIVGDILDEYDEDEITIRAQKDNSLIIDGLAYLEDVEEELDADFGDTEFETLNGYLTNILGHIPTDKDVDTSIKAIGYCFTILSIGNKTIGKVKVERDNNVAV, from the coding sequence ATGGAAGATGGCAGTAGTATGCCCCTCTGGGGCTTATTTGTTTTACTGTTACTGTTGTGGCTGAATGGAATCTTTTACGGGTTTGCCGCAGCGCTGAGAAACATAAGTGAGAATGATACACAGAAGAAAGCAGAGGAAGGCGATAAAAAAGCACAGATGCTGATGACTCTGATCGACAAACCGGCGCAGTTTGTCAATGTAATTCCGCTGATCGTAATGGCATGTGGTATTTGTTTTGGTACTTTTCTGGTCCCATATGCTGTGGATGCATTTTATCCATACATAAAGCATGTGCCTGCACTGATCCTGGTAATGGCATTGTGCGTGATTTTTCTTGCTGCAATCGGTATTCTGGCTTTTCGGCGGGTTGGTACTTATCATCCTGAAGCTTATGCATATAAGTATCTGAACCTGGTACATTTCTGGCTGAATCTGTTAAAGCCTTTTACTGTATTTGTCACCTGGATCGCCAGACTGGCAGCAGTGCCTTTTGGTGTGGAGATAAACCGTACAGAAAAGTCTGTCACAGAAGAGGAAATCATTTCCATTGTAGATGAAGCTCATGAACAGGGCGTCATCCAGGAGAATGAGGCGGAAATGATCCAGAATATCATATCTTTTAATGAGACAGAAGCCCATGATATCATGACTCACAGAAAGAATGTGGTGGCCTTTGACGAGGAGATATTGCTCAAGAACATGATTGACACTATGCTGGAAGAGGGGAATTCCCGTTATCCGGTATATGAGGAGAATATTGACAATATCAAAGGAATTGTCCATTATAAAGATGCGCTTAAGTTTATGACACAGAATCCCTGGGCGAAGTTCAAACCGTTGAAGGAACTGCCCGGAATTATCCGCCAGGCATCCCTGATTCCTGAAACAAGGGGGATTGGAGATCTTTTTCATACTATGCAGGCCAGAAAGATCCATATGGCAATTGTTGTGGATGAATATGGCCAGACAGCCGGGATCGTTACCATGGAGGATATTCTGGAGGAGATTGTCGGAGATATTCTGGATGAATATGATGAGGATGAAATTACGATCCGCGCACAGAAAGATAACAGTCTGATCATTGACGGGCTTGCTTATCTGGAGGATGTGGAAGAAGAGTTGGATGCAGATTTTGGGGATACAGAGTTTGAAACACTGAACGGTTATCTGACCAATATTCTGGGACATATTCCTACAGATAAGGATGTTGATACAAGCATAAAAGCGATTGGATACTGCTTTACGATCTTGTCTATTGGTAATAAAACCATTGGCAAGGTTAAGGTGGAGCGGGATAATAATGTTGCTGTATAA
- a CDS encoding redox-sensing transcriptional repressor Rex encodes MEAKEISKAVIKRLPRYYRYLGELMEENVERISSNDLSKKMHVTASQIRQDLNNFGGFGQQGYGYNVRYLYTEIGKILGLDTVHPMIILGAGNLGQALANYVDFEKRGFKLVGIFDVNPVLEGIAVRGIEIQMLSDLPLFLKENEVEIAILTLPKNKAKEMAKILIDNGIKAIWNFAHIDLDAPEDVMVENVHLSESLMTLSYNLSEYRKEHEGM; translated from the coding sequence GTGGAAGCTAAGGAAATTTCGAAAGCGGTAATCAAGCGTCTGCCGCGGTACTACCGCTACCTCGGTGAATTGATGGAGGAGAATGTAGAGCGTATATCTTCAAATGATCTTAGCAAGAAGATGCATGTGACGGCTTCCCAGATTCGTCAGGACTTAAATAATTTCGGTGGTTTTGGTCAGCAGGGTTACGGCTATAATGTACGCTATTTGTATACAGAAATCGGTAAGATCCTTGGGCTGGATACTGTACATCCGATGATTATTCTGGGTGCCGGTAATCTGGGACAGGCATTGGCCAATTATGTGGATTTTGAAAAGCGCGGATTTAAGCTGGTTGGTATTTTTGACGTCAATCCTGTACTTGAGGGGATTGCAGTTCGTGGAATTGAGATTCAGATGTTGAGCGATCTTCCTTTGTTTCTGAAGGAGAATGAGGTTGAGATCGCGATCCTGACTCTTCCTAAAAACAAAGCCAAAGAGATGGCAAAGATTTTAATTGATAATGGAATTAAGGCAATCTGGAATTTTGCACATATTGATCTGGATGCCCCGGAGGATGTAATGGTAGAGAACGTACATCTTTCAGAGAGTCTTATGACTTTGTCCTATAACCTGAGTGAGTACAGAAAGGAACATGAAGGTATGTAA
- a CDS encoding bifunctional ADP-dependent NAD(P)H-hydrate dehydratase/NAD(P)H-hydrate epimerase has product MREIVTAVEMKELDHNTIQKAGISSPVLMERAALKTVEEIVQRLKNKEKEKILVVCGTGNNGGDGLAIARLLQLRGVRTWYYIAGKEEKMTAETAGQLKTAEYYQVPRVHNLDLDEYTTIVDAIFGVGLSRPVEGKYAELISTMNRASAYKVAVDIPSGIDSDTGFEKGIAFRADLTVTFAFRKRGLCFYPGRMYGGEIVVTDIGIYSIPGKKICMHHLEREDLKMLPERVPYGNKGTFGKVLLIAGSEGMCGAAYLSAAAALKSSAGMVRIQTVEANRIPLQTLLPEAMITCDFDEKKNQAMLDWCDVLVIGPGLGTGAQSRERAQWFLAKAAECKKTVILDADGLNLLSVHDNWKCFIGEHVILTPHIGEMSRLCGKEIGKIQDCLAQTAADYAKESGAVCVLKDACTVVADAFGDMYLNISGNAGMATAGSGDVLSGVLAGIQCMYLAAEKKFSPVMLAALGVYVHGLAGDLAAETVGQRGMTAGDIICFLPEILR; this is encoded by the coding sequence ATGAGAGAGATTGTAACTGCTGTTGAGATGAAAGAACTGGATCATAATACGATTCAGAAAGCCGGGATATCGTCTCCGGTACTTATGGAGAGGGCGGCATTAAAGACGGTTGAGGAGATTGTACAGAGATTAAAGAATAAAGAAAAAGAGAAAATCCTTGTGGTCTGCGGAACCGGCAACAATGGCGGAGACGGATTGGCGATTGCCAGACTGCTTCAGTTGAGAGGAGTCAGAACCTGGTATTATATTGCGGGTAAGGAAGAGAAAATGACTGCTGAAACTGCCGGACAGCTTAAAACAGCAGAATATTATCAGGTGCCCCGGGTGCATAACCTGGATCTGGATGAATATACTACTATAGTAGATGCCATCTTTGGGGTTGGACTGAGCAGACCTGTAGAGGGAAAATATGCAGAGCTTATCAGTACAATGAACCGGGCATCTGCGTATAAAGTAGCTGTGGATATTCCATCCGGGATTGACTCAGATACCGGATTTGAGAAGGGGATTGCATTCCGGGCAGATCTTACGGTTACCTTTGCTTTTCGCAAAAGAGGGCTGTGTTTTTATCCCGGACGCATGTATGGCGGTGAGATCGTTGTTACGGATATCGGAATCTATTCCATACCCGGAAAGAAAATCTGTATGCATCATCTGGAACGTGAAGATTTGAAAATGCTTCCGGAGAGAGTTCCCTATGGAAATAAAGGAACCTTCGGTAAGGTTCTTCTTATAGCTGGCAGCGAAGGAATGTGCGGAGCTGCATATCTGAGTGCAGCAGCTGCTCTGAAAAGCTCTGCGGGAATGGTGAGAATTCAGACCGTGGAGGCCAACAGGATTCCGTTGCAGACACTGTTGCCGGAAGCCATGATCACCTGTGATTTTGATGAGAAAAAAAACCAGGCAATGCTTGACTGGTGTGATGTGCTTGTGATAGGACCGGGTCTTGGAACTGGAGCGCAGAGCAGGGAAAGAGCTCAGTGGTTCCTGGCGAAGGCAGCTGAGTGTAAAAAAACAGTAATTCTGGATGCAGATGGCCTGAATCTTCTGTCAGTCCATGACAACTGGAAGTGTTTTATCGGGGAACATGTGATCCTGACACCTCATATTGGTGAGATGAGTCGTCTGTGCGGAAAAGAAATCGGTAAGATCCAGGATTGTCTGGCACAGACTGCAGCTGATTATGCAAAGGAGTCTGGAGCGGTTTGCGTTCTGAAGGATGCCTGTACTGTGGTGGCAGATGCTTTTGGAGATATGTATTTGAACATTTCGGGTAATGCAGGAATGGCTACAGCGGGAAGTGGAGATGTGTTAAGTGGTGTGCTTGCCGGTATACAGTGTATGTACCTGGCAGCAGAAAAGAAATTTTCTCCTGTTATGCTGGCTGCACTTGGTGTATATGTGCATGGGCTGGCAGGTGATCTGGCTGCTGAAACAGTAGGGCAGCGAGGGATGACCGCAGGAGATATCATCTGTTTTCTGCCGGAAATACTAAGATAG
- a CDS encoding sulfide/dihydroorotate dehydrogenase-like FAD/NAD-binding protein: MYKILKAETLAAKIHLMVVHAPRVASHCQPGQFIIVKLDEKGERIPLTICDYDREEGTITIVFQEIGVSTIKMAELKAGDAFRDFVGPLGCPSEFVEEDIEELKKKKMVFVAGGVGTAPVYPQVKWLHEHGITADVILGAKTKDMVILEKELGEVSNLYVTTDDGSYGRAGMVTKTLEDLVTNEGKHYDVCVAIGPMIMMKFVCLLTKKLGIHTIVSMNPIMVDGTGMCGACRLQVGDEIKFACVDGPEFDGHLVDFDQAMKRSQMYKTEEGRALLKLQEGDTHHGGCGHCGGDK, from the coding sequence ATGTATAAGATTTTAAAAGCTGAAACACTGGCAGCTAAGATCCATCTTATGGTTGTACACGCACCGCGTGTTGCAAGCCATTGTCAGCCAGGACAATTTATTATCGTTAAGTTAGATGAGAAGGGTGAGAGAATCCCTCTTACTATCTGTGATTATGATCGTGAAGAAGGTACGATCACAATCGTATTCCAGGAGATTGGTGTATCTACCATCAAGATGGCAGAATTAAAAGCAGGAGATGCATTCCGCGATTTCGTAGGACCTCTTGGATGTCCTTCTGAATTTGTTGAGGAAGATATCGAAGAATTAAAGAAAAAGAAAATGGTATTTGTTGCCGGCGGGGTTGGTACAGCCCCTGTTTACCCACAGGTAAAATGGCTCCATGAACATGGAATCACAGCAGATGTTATTCTTGGTGCAAAAACTAAGGATATGGTTATCCTTGAGAAAGAACTGGGAGAAGTTTCCAATCTTTATGTTACTACAGATGACGGTTCCTATGGCCGTGCAGGTATGGTTACCAAGACTCTTGAGGATCTGGTAACAAATGAAGGCAAACATTACGATGTCTGTGTAGCGATCGGACCGATGATCATGATGAAATTTGTCTGTCTTCTTACCAAGAAGCTTGGCATTCATACAATTGTCAGCATGAACCCGATCATGGTTGACGGAACAGGTATGTGTGGCGCATGCCGTCTTCAGGTTGGCGATGAGATTAAGTTTGCATGTGTAGACGGACCGGAATTCGACGGACATCTCGTTGATTTCGACCAGGCTATGAAGAGAAGCCAGATGTATAAGACTGAAGAGGGACGTGCATTACTGAAACTTCAGGAAGGTGATACCCATCATGGCGGATGTGGACATTGTGGAGGTGACAAGTAA
- a CDS encoding ClpP family protease: MSENRYGEKREESETGMKLQNCETQESENKVQESTNEQIKDMGQVVLNSNSRKHKVELLTIIGEVEGHESAPSHSKTTKYEHVLPKLAIIEDDEEIEGLLILLNTVGGDVEAGLAIAEMIASLSIPTVSLVLGGGHSIGVPMAVSADYSFAVPSATMVIHPVRSNGMFIGVAQTYRNMEKIQDRITTFISEHSRASQKRLEELMLDTSQLVKDVGTMLEGKEAVKEGLIDEVGGIKEALAKLYEMIEKEC, from the coding sequence ATGTCTGAAAACAGATATGGAGAAAAAAGAGAAGAGTCTGAAACAGGGATGAAGCTGCAAAACTGTGAGACACAGGAGTCAGAAAATAAAGTTCAGGAAAGTACCAATGAGCAGATCAAAGATATGGGACAGGTGGTTTTAAACAGCAATTCCCGAAAACACAAGGTAGAGCTTCTGACCATCATTGGTGAGGTGGAAGGTCATGAGTCTGCACCCTCCCATTCCAAAACTACAAAATATGAGCATGTACTTCCAAAGCTTGCCATCATTGAGGATGATGAAGAAATAGAAGGATTGCTGATCCTTTTAAACACAGTGGGAGGAGATGTGGAGGCTGGGCTTGCCATTGCAGAGATGATTGCCTCATTAAGTATACCAACAGTGTCACTGGTTCTGGGCGGCGGACATTCTATCGGAGTTCCGATGGCCGTATCTGCGGACTATTCTTTCGCAGTACCAAGTGCTACGATGGTGATCCATCCGGTACGTTCCAATGGTATGTTTATCGGAGTGGCTCAGACTTACCGGAATATGGAGAAAATTCAGGACCGTATCACTACATTTATTTCCGAACACTCCAGAGCATCTCAGAAACGTCTGGAAGAGCTGATGCTTGATACTTCTCAGCTGGTAAAAGATGTAGGAACCATGCTGGAAGGAAAAGAGGCGGTAAAAGAAGGGCTGATCGATGAGGTTGGCGGTATTAAGGAAGCGTTGGCAAAATTATATGAAATGATAGAAAAAGAGTGTTAA
- a CDS encoding YebC/PmpR family DNA-binding transcriptional regulator has translation MSGHSKFANIKHKKEKNDAKKGKIFTVIGRELVMAVKAGGPDPNNNSKLRDVIAKAKANNMPNDTIERGIKKAAGADSADNYEKAVYEGYGPNGVAIIVETLTDNKNRTAGNVRNAFTKGNGSIGTQGCVSYMFDQKGQIIIDKEECEMDADEIMMLALDAGAEDFSEEEDSYEILTAPDDFSAVREALEKAGLPIAEAQVAMIPQTYVELTDEQALKDLQRTLDLLDDDDDVTDYWTNWDEQ, from the coding sequence ATGTCAGGACATTCAAAATTTGCAAACATTAAGCATAAGAAAGAGAAAAACGATGCAAAAAAAGGTAAGATTTTTACAGTAATCGGACGTGAGCTGGTTATGGCTGTCAAAGCAGGCGGTCCGGATCCGAATAATAACAGCAAACTTCGTGATGTAATTGCCAAAGCGAAAGCAAACAACATGCCAAACGATACAATTGAACGTGGTATCAAAAAAGCAGCAGGTGCTGATTCTGCAGATAACTACGAGAAAGCTGTATATGAAGGATATGGTCCGAACGGTGTTGCTATCATTGTTGAGACTCTGACAGACAACAAGAACCGTACAGCAGGTAATGTACGTAATGCATTTACAAAGGGTAACGGAAGCATCGGAACTCAGGGATGTGTATCCTATATGTTTGATCAGAAAGGTCAGATCATTATTGACAAAGAAGAGTGTGAGATGGATGCAGACGAGATTATGATGCTTGCTCTGGATGCCGGTGCTGAGGACTTCAGCGAGGAAGAGGACAGTTATGAGATTCTCACTGCTCCGGATGATTTCAGTGCAGTTCGCGAAGCTCTGGAAAAAGCAGGTCTGCCTATTGCAGAAGCACAGGTTGCCATGATTCCTCAGACTTATGTGGAGCTTACAGATGAGCAGGCACTCAAGGATCTTCAGAGAACTCTGGATCTTCTGGATGATGACGATGATGTCACAGATTACTGGACAAACTGGGATGAGCAGTAA